CGCTCCATCCCGATGATTGTCTCCGTGTGCGATCTCTGTAACAATATCATCGTCATACAGAACTGGCTATGCTGATCTGCGCCATGCCCTACACCCGACACGGTGTCGATACGGGGGCAGTGAGTGTCCTTTCCCTCATTACGGTAGGCCATTTCGGCCCCCCCAaacctccttttctttttttatttttaaatccaGCTCCGCTATTTGTATTGTTTGGTTTTCATCTATTGCACAATATATTtctaacgaataaataattattttcacAGGTCCCCGTCTCGATTCCGGTCAACCTGCCGCCCCAGTTGAATTCGTTGTACTCGGCTGCTGCGGCGGCCGCTGCGGCAGCGGCCGTGGCGGCCCACGGTCCCGGTAACCACGGCAATCACGGTCCACTACCTCCTCTGTGCACGAGCGCTAGCGGTGGAGGTGGTGGCAGTAGCGGCGGAGGCCCGCATCACATGTCTCAGAATCCCAATTGCCATCAGCAAGTCCATCACCAAGCTCTGTATGGCTGCACTGGCGGCCATCAGCACCACCTGCCGGCCTCTACGCAACTCCACCAGCTGGCCTCTTGCTTgcctcctcctccgccgccTCCTCCACAACACCAGCATCATCAACACCACCCGCACCATCACCCTTACACGCCCATCtaccaccaccatcatcaccatccgcaccaccatcaccaccatcaccaccagtTGGCCGGCCATCCTTTAGCCGGTCCGTCACAGGGCCATCAGCCTTTACAGGTTACCTCGCTCGGCGTTGGCATCGGCGTGGGCGTCGGTGTAGGAGTCGGCGTCGGTATGGTCCAGCCGGCTCACAACCAACCCCCCTTTGCTCACGTTCCTCCGCCAACATTGCTCCAGCAGCGGACAGCAGAGTCGGACTACCGCCGagctgctgccgccgccgctgccgcagTCGGTCCATCCGCCTACTCTCAGGCTGGATCCTTCAACCCTATGCCTCTCAATCCCGCAGCTTCCTCTATCGCCTCTtcatcttcctcttcctcaACCTCATCCTACGGCCACGTCcgtcagcagcaacaacagcagcagcaacaacaacaactctCCCTCCACCACCAACAATCCATGTCGTCCTTGGCCTCCAGCGGAGGAGGACGGCTGTCGCTCAACAACCAAGGGGGGTACACCATTACGGGCCATTCGAATCCAGGTGCCACTCAGAACCATCCAGGTCTCAATCAACTCCAAGGCCATCCCTTCTTCGTCCACGACGGTCTCCTgcaccatcaccaccaccaccatcagcagcagcaacagcgtTTGCGAAGAAGTcgccaaaacaacaacaacaacaacaataacaataataacaatggGATGATGGCTGCTGGAAGCAGTAATTCCGGCTCAGCCGCAGGTTCGTCCTCATTAGGAGCTTCGTCTTCATCCAGCGCGTCCATCGCGGCAGTAGCGGCCAATGCGGCCACGGTGGCATCCATGTCGGCTGCGGCCGCAGCTGCAGCTGCTAGAAGAGTATGGCGATCAGGACCGACAACCGTTCCACCTCCGTATCCTGGATTCCTGCTCTCTTTCTTGTAagattttttgattttgaaatatgtGTTTGAGTTGGACGTTAAAAATAATcgcgctttaaaaaaaatgtagggcAATGTTGTCTAATCCGCCGCTGAATTATGGACCCGATTTGGGAGCAGCATCCGCCGATCCCGTCGAGACTGAAAACTACGAAGCTCTTCTCAATCTGGGTAAGGATACAGTTGTTTTCGATAATATTGCCGGTTATACGTTGTTTGAATGGCTTCagaaataaataacattttcgtgcgttttcttttaatagcCGAACGGTTGGGCGAAGCGAAGCCCCGAGGATTGGCCCGGACGCAGATCGATCAGCTGCCGTCGTATCGATTTTCTGGCGAGATCGAAGAAGGTGGTCAGAGCACTTGCGTCATTTGCATGTGCGAATTCGAGACTCGTCAGACGCTTCGTGTTTTGCCCTGTAGCCACGAGTATCACGCCAAATGCATCGACAAATGGCTCAAGGTAAATTGCATTGATCCACACACACAGCGCGGGGTGTCCCAGTTATTGATCGCTTCCCTTCCCCATTTGTTATTTAgcttaatatttaaattttacttttttttttcatttgacagTCGAATCGTACCTGTCCCATTTGTCGTGGCGATGCATCGGAATTCTTTCACAGTCTggaatagaatttaaaagcAGCGTGTCTTCAGCAGgatgattaaaatttttttctgcccCCGTTTTATCAGCCTGAACGCCATTCACCTCTACCTTCTGCGTCTGTGTACCACACAATCttcaccacacacacacacacttggcTTTAGTGTTTCTGAAAGCAAAAGCAAATCTTCCATAATTTCGTCTTTTGATTTTATCCTTTTGAAAATTGGTATTTTCGTCTCTTGTAATCGCACGGGATACTTTcccatattaaaaaaaaaaaaatctacaaaaAATGATGTATTGTGGCATGTAACCCGTCATCGGTCCTTTTTAGTTTGGGAGCTTTCTatcctaaaaagaaaaaaaatgaaaaaaaaaaaaaaaatttctgccGGATGTTGTTGTCCCTTGTAGGCGAGCTTGTTGATCTCACCGTTTTTCTCAATGAATCTGCTGCTCCAAATCCACCATTGAAATCCCAACCCGCCATATTGTTAACACTATATAGTAGAAGAGAACTACAACTTTGCTCCTCGTACGTAGGCATTCCGTCACACTCCCCTCGAATCCATCTGGCTCCAGCACGcgctatttcatttttttttttttccatccgtctttctttctttaattttttatttataaatttcttttgcgtCCTATTTGTCAACATTCGTGAGAATGACTGGTCGCTGTGATAGATATTGCCATCTAGCGTCTGGGCTTGCAGTTTATCTGGGGATTAAACCAACCAATTAACTTCTAATGAttcaaatttaattcattatcAAATATGCCATTCGTTTATGTGTTTTTAGGATAATAGCTATGGTTAGAAAGAAAGCCACCTATTCAATCcaattttttgggggggatattatttttttcttcccttcgtTGGTTCCAGCGAATCAAGTTATTTTTGAATTCCGTACAATCCACCCCATGTTTCAAAATAGACAAAATCGGGTACACATATTGGTTCGCTTGCTATACATATACCTCCTACCCCGAGTCCATCTTTTCTATcactcatttttttattgccatcgtttctttcttccttccccgcaaaaaaaaacgtcgagTGCAAGTGTTGTctatattattattgttacacaaattacaaaaaaaaaaacctacctACCACTGGCCTAATGAATCACGcgttaaatttattttcttcttcctcaaTGGATTCTCACCCACTCTGAGATGATGTAATTATTTCGAAATTTTGCCGTGGTGTCTCATCCATCCTCTTCTCTCtacttttcttcaaataatctTGTGTGTCTTGTAACTGTTTCGTTCCTCAACCGTTCAGCTAATAATCCCTCTATCGTGAGAGAGGGTCAGTGCAGTATCCTTTTACAAAACACACTGCTCTCTTCTCTATCTCTTCGTACACTTGTCTATTAAACAAACGATTGTAAATCCTTTTTGCTCGCCACAttgttttctgttctttttcttgtgtgttacTGAATTGATCGTTTTCCTCCTCTTCATCCCATCTTTGTTTgtcaatccttttttttcgtctaaTGTTTCGCTCCTGTCCCTCTCGAGAGCTCGAGAGAAGTTTTTACATATTGgaatatgttttgtttgtttgtttgttcgtttcttttttttttggtaattCTTATTCAAGTACTGTTTCATTACAAAAAGTAAGTACAGCGTGCGTGTTGTAGTGATGTCCAAAAAACAACAGTGTGTTGCCTTGGTGGAACCCTAAACTATAATGGGTTGCAGTTTTCTAAGTTTGTCCGATTGTTCCATGTTCGTCTCATCTTAACCCAATACATGCTCTCGTTGATCAAACcgcaaaaaaaagtttgtttcaTTCACGGTTGTAGTTTGTAAATAAAGACGCATTTTCTTTGCCAGGCAACATAAAACAAAGTATAATGAACGCACCAGAAATATTTTGAagggaattttaaaagaaaagggttcTTTTGTTGCAGAGTGTACACGAGTAAAAGGGTTAAGGCGTCATGGATCCAAATTGTGTTTAATTGGGATGAACGATGACGAAGTCATCCAAATTCCCGTAAGTCTGTTCAAGACGAAGAGTGTTTTCGTTTGCCAGATGAAGCAGAGCTGCAAAGGCCAAGGCTACACTCAAGTTGTCAGCCATTTTCTGTGGCAGTAAACTCGGGATTTGATGATACGTCTCAGAAAATGGTTTTGGGTTTCCTACTTCAGCTTTACTCGTAGTATTTGCGTTTGGCTGAAAAGATCGAAGTCAACGTGATAAACTAATTCATCAAAAATTCAAACTATTGCAAATGAAGGAATACCTGATTCAGCATATTCCACATTGTCGATTTCAATCGCCTCATGTCCATCTTTTTGGCAACTTTGGCGTAATTGATCTG
The nucleotide sequence above comes from Daphnia carinata strain CSIRO-1 chromosome 3, CSIRO_AGI_Dcar_HiC_V3, whole genome shotgun sequence. Encoded proteins:
- the LOC130685250 gene encoding E3 ubiquitin-protein ligase Arkadia-like, yielding MLICAMPYTRHGVDTGAVSVLSLITVPVSIPVNLPPQLNSLYSAAAAAAAAAAVAAHGPGNHGNHGPLPPLCTSASGGGGGSSGGGPHHMSQNPNCHQQVHHQALYGCTGGHQHHLPASTQLHQLASCLPPPPPPPPQHQHHQHHPHHHPYTPIYHHHHHHPHHHHHHHHQLAGHPLAGPSQGHQPLQVTSLGVGIGVGVGVGVGVGMVQPAHNQPPFAHVPPPTLLQQRTAESDYRRAAAAAAAAVGPSAYSQAGSFNPMPLNPAASSIASSSSSSSTSSYGHVRQQQQQQQQQQQLSLHHQQSMSSLASSGGGRLSLNNQGGYTITGHSNPGATQNHPGLNQLQGHPFFVHDGLLHHHHHHHQQQQQRLRRSRQNNNNNNNNNNNNGMMAAGSSNSGSAAGSSSLGASSSSSASIAAVAANAATVASMSAAAAAAAARRVWRSGPTTVPPPYPGFLLSFLAMLSNPPLNYGPDLGAASADPVETENYEALLNLAERLGEAKPRGLARTQIDQLPSYRFSGEIEEGGQSTCVICMCEFETRQTLRVLPCSHEYHAKCIDKWLKSNRTCPICRGDASEFFHSLE